The window AGGATGGGACGCTCAAGGGCGTGCTCCTGTCCGATGGCCGTTTCCTGGAAGCCGAAGCCGTGGTCGTGGCCATCGGCGTCGTCCCGGAGAAATCCCTGGCAACTGCGGCCGGGCTCAAGGTCGATCGCGGCATCCAGGTTGATGATCGGCTGCAGACCAGCATTCCGGGCATTTATGCCGCGGGAGACGTTGTGCAGGCCTTGGACATGATCGCGGGCGACAACCGCGTGGTCCCCATCTGGCCCAATGCCTACAATCAGGGCTTTACCGCGGGAATGAACATGGCTGGCGCCGACCGGCCATTCGAAGGCGGTTTGGCCATGAACTCGATCAGCTTCTATGGCTTGGCCACAACTTCGGTTGGCTTGGTCAATCCGCCGGAAGAGGGCTTCGACGTTCACACGCTGCTCAATGAGCAGAAACAATCATATCGCAAGCTCGTTTTCAAGGAAGATCGCCTGGTTGGCTACGTCCTGGTCGGAGATATCGATTGTGCCGGTCTTTACACCGGCTTCATTCGCTTCAAGCTGCCGTTGACTTCCGAAGTCAAAGAACAACTCATCTCGGGCCAACCCTGCGCGCTCTTGTGGCCGGAAGAGATCTTCAAGAACCAATGGAACCCGGAAAGCGGCACGGCTGCGAGCTAAATGACCGGATCGTGCATCCCTGGAGTAGGAGTTCATGAAAGCGCCACATAGATATCACGACTTCGAGAAAGATATATCCGGCTGCGGTGTATTTGGCGTCATCGCCCGCGACCGCGAGCTGATTCCGGGCGATATGCCCATCAAGGCCATGTGCACCATGCATGACCGCGGCAATGGTCTGGGCGGCGGTTTCGCTGCTTATGGAATCTATCCAGACTTGGCCGATTACTGGTGTTTCCACCTCATGTGCGATGATCAGGCTGGACTGGAAAGGGCCGAGGAAGTCCTCAAGCACTTCTTCGAGATCAAGGAAGCTCAACCCATCCCCACCCGGCGGACCCCTGTCGTGACCAATCCGCCCGTGCTTTGGCGTTTCTTCCTTAAAGTCAAAGATGCTAGGCCCAAGTGGAAAGAGCGTGACGAAAAGGATTACATCGTCAGCGTGGTCATGCACATCAACCAGAACGTTCCCGGCGCCTTCGTTGCCTCCAGCGGCAAGAACATGGGTGCCTTCAAGGGCGTGGGCTTTCCCGAGGATATGGCCGATTTCTATCGTCTGGACGAGTACAAAGCCTATATCTGGACTGGCCATAACCGTTTTCCCACCAACACGCCGGGCTGGTGGGGCGGAGCGCATCCCTTTACTTTGCTCGACTGGTCCATAGTACACAACGGTGAAATCTCTTCCTATGGCATCAATCGCCGCTACCTCTGCGAGCATGATTATCTGTGCACGCTCATGACTGACACCGAGGTGGTGGCCTATCTTTTGGATATGCTTGTGCGCCGGCACAAGCTCTCCTTACGCATGGCCAGCTGGGTTTTTTCGCCGCCATTCTGGGATGATGTTGCCCGTATGCCAAAGGAACAACAGGATGCCTTCAAGGCCTTGCGCATGGTGTACGGTTCGGCCTGCCTCAATGGTCCCTTCGCTATCCTGGTTACGGCCGGCGATTTCATGATGGGCCTTAATGACAGGGTCAAGTTGCGGCCCCTGGTGGTGGCCGAGGAAGGCAAGCGGGTCTACATGTCCAGCGAGGAAAGTTCTATCCGCGAAGTGAGCGGAACGTTGGACAAGGTCTGGGCACCCAAGGCGGGCGAGCCCGTAATCGCAACGCTGGAGAATTGAAGTTGGCCGATCAAAAGCTTGTGCTCGATGCGAAAGGAGTGTACTACCGCCAACTTAATGAGCGCATCCGCGATGCGGTGACTGGCGGTGTCCGTGAGATCGAGCTGAATAACGTCAATGGACAGCGTTATATCTTCACTGGGCTCAAAGGCGAGCTTAGTTTGAAGATCAACGGAGTGCCTGGCCAGGATATGGCCGCGTTCATGAACGGCCCATCCATTCGAGTGGAGGGTAACGCCCAGGATGGCGTCGCCAATACCATGGATGACGGCAAGGTCGTTGTTAACGGCATCGCCGGGGACGTTCTCGGGTATGGCATGCGCGGGGGCAGACTCTACATTCGCGGAGACGTGGGCTATCGCGTGGGCATTCACATGAAGGCCTACAAGGAGAAATCGCCGGTCATCGTTATTGGTGGCAAGGCTGGAGACTTCTTAGGCGAGTATATGGCTGGCGGCTCCATCATTCTGCTTGGCATGTTCAGCGATAAGCCTTATGCGCCTATCTGCGGCCGCAGCCTAGGCACGGGAATGCATGGTGGCGTGATCTATGTACGCGGACCTGTGCCCGATACACAGCTTGGGCCACACTTGACCAGTGAGCCCGTGGACGAGACCGACAAGGCACGCATCCGAGAGATGGTCACGGACTTCGCCCTGGAGCTTGGCCTGGATGCCCAGCACATCCTTGCGGAATCGTTCTTTAAAGTGAAACCGTTTTCTCATAGACCTTACGGAAACATGTACGTACCTTGCTGAGCGGGTACGGTAGCAAGACTAAGAAGGAGGAGTTATGTCGTTCACGAGCATTGCCCATGCCATGGGGGCTGCGCCATCAGGCGGAGGAGCTGGCGGGAATCCCATCACCTCTTTCCTGCCTCTTATCCTCATGTTCGCCATCTTCTACTTCCTGCTCATCCGGCCACAGCAGAAAAAGGCCAAAATGCACAGAGAGTTTTTGGGTGGCCTCAAGCGAGGAGACTACGTGCTGACCAGCGGGGGCATCTACGGCCGTATAATCGATGTGGATGGCGATGTCCTGACCGTTGAGATTGCCAAGGATATGAGCATTAAGGTCAACCGCAGCTTTATATCCGGTCCTGGCGAAGCCACCAGAGCCGATACGCGGAAGGATAAGAAAGAGAAGGCCAAGGAAGCAGATAAGGAAAAGGCCGAGTAGCCTTCCTGTCCCTGCGCCTCTTTTCAACAAGTCCCCGTGGAGGCCAAGCCTCGACGGGCGGCTTGTTTTTTGGGGTGGCGCGCGTGAGTTGACACCCAAAGCCTAAGTGCTAAAACTTGGGCGCCTTTTAAGTGTGTCCATCAAGGAGTGACAATGAAAGGCAGTTTGCGCTGGAGGCTGGCGCTCTCGCTCATCGCCGCCATTATTGGACTGGTCTATATGATGCCCTCCATCCCCGCCGTGGATAGGGCTATCGGCTCTTTCCTGCCAAATGACAGGATCAGCCTGGGCCTTGATCTCAAAGGCGGCATTCACCTCACCCTCGACGTCAATGTGCGCAAGGCACTTGAGAATTCCTTGTCCCAAAGTGGGCGAGATATTCGTGACTTGGCCCGAGATAAGGAATTGGCTGTCATCAAGCCGCAGGTCATAGCGGGCGCCAAGTTGCGCTTGGCTTTGGTTAAATCCGGGCAACAGGAATCATTCGAGAGCCTCCTGAAGCAAAGCTTTGAAGGTCTTCGCATCGAGTCCAAGGAGCCTGGAGAGGATGGGCGTATCGAGTACGTGCTCGCCCCG is drawn from Desulfocurvibacter africanus subsp. africanus DSM 2603 and contains these coding sequences:
- a CDS encoding NAD(P)/FAD-dependent oxidoreductase, with amino-acid sequence MTYVIIGGGASTLGAIEGIRRYDKQGRIVVISAENEPIYGRPLISYMLAGKIGSSDIPLRPGDYYEKNLVELKLGTTVTSIDTQKRCVVTSAGETIGYDKLMLATGGTPFNPPIPGLQGPGIYNFTTAEHARVLDKLAGSLRRVVVIGGGLIGLKAAEALFDRGVDVSIVELAPRVLSAAFDDDAGNLVQGRLHRVGLHIFCKVSAKEIKRGEDGTLKGVLLSDGRFLEAEAVVVAIGVVPEKSLATAAGLKVDRGIQVDDRLQTSIPGIYAAGDVVQALDMIAGDNRVVPIWPNAYNQGFTAGMNMAGADRPFEGGLAMNSISFYGLATTSVGLVNPPEEGFDVHTLLNEQKQSYRKLVFKEDRLVGYVLVGDIDCAGLYTGFIRFKLPLTSEVKEQLISGQPCALLWPEEIFKNQWNPESGTAAS
- a CDS encoding class II glutamine amidotransferase, which gives rise to MKAPHRYHDFEKDISGCGVFGVIARDRELIPGDMPIKAMCTMHDRGNGLGGGFAAYGIYPDLADYWCFHLMCDDQAGLERAEEVLKHFFEIKEAQPIPTRRTPVVTNPPVLWRFFLKVKDARPKWKERDEKDYIVSVVMHINQNVPGAFVASSGKNMGAFKGVGFPEDMADFYRLDEYKAYIWTGHNRFPTNTPGWWGGAHPFTLLDWSIVHNGEISSYGINRRYLCEHDYLCTLMTDTEVVAYLLDMLVRRHKLSLRMASWVFSPPFWDDVARMPKEQQDAFKALRMVYGSACLNGPFAILVTAGDFMMGLNDRVKLRPLVVAEEGKRVYMSSEESSIREVSGTLDKVWAPKAGEPVIATLEN
- the yajC gene encoding preprotein translocase subunit YajC is translated as MSFTSIAHAMGAAPSGGGAGGNPITSFLPLILMFAIFYFLLIRPQQKKAKMHREFLGGLKRGDYVLTSGGIYGRIIDVDGDVLTVEIAKDMSIKVNRSFISGPGEATRADTRKDKKEKAKEADKEKAE